In Nasonia vitripennis strain AsymCx chromosome 2, Nvit_psr_1.1, whole genome shotgun sequence, a genomic segment contains:
- the LOC100122205 gene encoding E3 ubiquitin-protein ligase SIAH1B → MERKSSVEPLTALRHKFAEDLEEILQCRVCFERLSIPIPLCIQGHHVCGSCRFQMPACPFCKSDFNGTRNYLAETLIGKFDEIKTSLIENRTSQRTVVSNSTQTDFPPNEPIPPAPAAALIVEETNKVSPPVINYNVAPIVGKGKYPCKIGNCKEELVHGRMLPHLRFYHEEELVEEKSTNSSLYENIWEFSYQIPNALDRAIILPNMGIFFLNVSIDDKGDLCGNLQIVNTRIIAQQFEYSLKVKTGHSSIAYKGQVLGTRICSKNINEKSLFVSNVYLQKLLKKKKIFNVHLVLNRIFDDFLKKN, encoded by the exons ATGGAAAGAAAATCGAGTGTGGAACCGTTGACTGCTCTACGCCACAAa TTTGCTGAGGATTTGGAGGAAATCCTACAATGCAGGGTTTGTTTTGAAAGGTTGTCGATTCCCATACCATTATGCATTCAAGGACACCATGTGTGCGGATCTTGTCGATTTCAAATGCCTGCGTGCCCTTTTTGCAAAAGTGATTTTAACGGTACAAGAAATTACCTAGCTGAAACGCTGATAGGAAAGTTTGATGAAATTAAG ACTTCTCTCATCGAGAATCGCACAAGCCAAAGAACTGTGGTATCAAATTCTACGCAAACAGATTTTCCACCAAATGAACCTATACCACctgcaccagcagcagcactgaTAGTAGAAGAGACCAACAAAGTAAGCCCTCCTGTAATCAATTATAACGTTGCACCAATAGTTGGAAAAGGAAAATATCCCTGTAAGATTGGGAACTGCAAGGAAGAATTGGTGCATGGTCGCATGTTGCCACATCTTAGATTCTACCATGAAGAAGAGCTGGTAGAG gaaaaatcaacaaacagtagtttatatgaaaatatttggGAATTCAGTTATCAGATTCCCAATGCGCTTGATCGAGCGATTATCTTACCCAACATGGGAATATTCTTTCTCAACGTTTCAATTGATGATAAAGGTGATTTGTGTGGGAATCTACAAATTGTGAATACTAGAATAATTGCTCAACAATTTGAGTATtcattaaaagttaaaacaGGTCACAGTTCCATAGCTTATAAAGGACAG GTGCTGGGAACTAGAATATGttctaaaaatatcaatgaaaaatcattatttgtCAGCAatgtatatttacaaaaattgctaaaaaagaagaaaatttttaatgttcATTTAGTTTTAAATCGTATATTCGATGATTTCCTAAAGAAAAATTAG
- the LOC100122219 gene encoding uncharacterized protein LOC100122219 produces MDNKKKRDLVQRCIERTQEVEDVICCPICYETKDNVVLCSVGHHVCVACQSKLVHNSCPTCKSRFTGTKCFLIEKLTRILGNLELTLNDLSKVMQISDNKSDYRTLIKTLLTNLSVFLNKTSSSITCFSKYLKNPKVSEKTDLEKQFQSLTNQLNDLKLYMDNVRVDLILLKE; encoded by the exons ATGGACAACAAGAAAAAGCGAGATTTGGTGCAACGCTGCATCGAA CGGACGCAGGAGGTAGAAGATGTTATATGCTGTCCTATATGCTATGAAACAAAAGATAATGTTGTTCTGTGTAGCGTGGGACATCATGTCTGCGTTGCATGCCAAAGTAAATTAGTCCATAATTCTTGTCCAACTTGCAAGTCTCGATTTACTGGAacaaaatgtttcttaattgaaaaattgactCGGATTCTCGGCAACCTTGAG TTGACTCTCAACGACTTGAGTAAAGTTATGCAGATATCGGACAACAAAAGCGACTACAGAACCTTGATAAAGACCCTCTTGACTAATCTGTCAGTgtttttgaataaaaccaGCAGCTCGATAACTTGTTTCAGTAAATACTTGAAGAACCCAAAAGTCTCTGAGAAAACTGATTTAGAAAAGCAATTTCAATCACTAACTAATCAACTTAATGATTTAAAACTTTATATGGACAATGTTAGAGTTGATTTGATTTTGTTAAAAGAATGA